aaaacaaaaacaaaaaaacaaaaacaaaaacaaaaaaaaaaaaaaaaaaaaacagaaaataaaacaccctaaaatagggtgaagttgataagAATCGAGcaaattttgaatgcttaaatgttaaaatttcgttgataagctcgattgcgcaatagtcgcctctttaaggcatttgtatgtaaAGTTGTATACtttgttgctagttaaacgccaataccgagttttaaccattttcgccactttatatgtctacttccatacccttcgcccaagcctaacgttacaacccgtaaagacctcttgatttacactttttcacatgttagttggtggagacgagatcttatgacaagcttatgatattgcacaTTTCATTGACAAGGCATTGAGTGTTTACacgtacacattttatgtatgtttcacaaAGAAAActgagtgtgtgtgaacattgtgagttgtGTGAAGGTTAGCATGTTAAGTCAATTGAAAGtgagtcacggctttttggttatcaccatatatttgcatatgcttgtttgggtttgattcatttgatgttgtctttcgaaaaaccggctaaccgtttgtAGTTCTTTTaataaatagtgtgtaaattatcgttcttgtttgattctatcttttattgcattttagtttagcttgcttgaggacaagcaaggttcaagtgtggggagatttgatattcgctaatttacacatattttagtcccccattttatccccattttatgcgttttcggccgtaaaaccgtcatgcggatacttaatcatgtatacttttgtttacaggcctaaaacaacataccagacaagatgatagtgaaaacgaggatttTCCGGGCGAAACGAATGAACTGCGAACATTCTGTGGAAAATTCTGACCTGGGCAAGTTGCACCCCCGTGCAAccggtggcacccccgtgcggatgcgacaataAGGCTCAGCTTGGCGTTGCACCCCCGTGCAAccggtggcacccccgtgcggatgcgacaataAGGCTCAGCTTGGCGTTGCACCCCCGTGCAACTGGTGGCACCCacgtgcggatgcgacaacaaggctcagctcggcgttgcacacccagtgcgatcaggagtgcaacgaaatcccggcaacgcacccccgtgcgactggttgcacccccgtgcgaatGGTTGCACCCCCATGCGGATTCGATGACCAGCCCCGATCCCGGATATGCACGCCCGTGCCAATTGAAGAACGGCCGTGCgtgtccgaagaccagtcaacgatctgtgacgtcacgcagtatggtggaccaccaccaataattgcttaaagtgcacggtcgtgcaatcggagaacgaccgtgcgacaccgaaaaagcataaaaacagaacagaaccattctattagtaactctggaattttggagagctttgcaggcgattttgaggctccgaaggcttctgctttcactcggattcaagccacattgcccggttttgctcatttactatccggattcttaatcttgtgcttgtttatggttgggttttctaatctttccatgattttgttaatctttcaagcatttagattaatatttatgtattattgtagcctttgggcaaaaacacaacaatcccttgcttgattataaccattagtatgttaatctatgtttgtaaagaaactttgaagtattttctatgattatctttgatgattagtttgcaaccttgttattgatattgatttcttgattataagtaattgtgttggatgattggtgcttggttaggtaagatagttgaaaaatgaagcttatttaatcatgtattagtaaactttaaactttgttaactagcttaacttggttaaaatgtgggcaccatgatactctaacgggttagtggtttaataaaatgtaattattgttaatcaagaaagcttgccttcacggaaggactctaacgggttagatggtgttgttacgaattcttgccatgatttgttagcttagttagtagtttcggccaaaattgctatcttggtgaatttatgtgcaagatttgtaaaatgaactcggttgtgatttaatctagtttatgcttgtctcggtggttgcattgtgtttatcggtgttgctttccttgattaagtgaggttagaaaactcctaacggatgactaacttatttttaggagatttttgtagacatttatcaattgcacgttaaagaacaattttaggtggttaaagtgtgtttatcgttttaactttccgaatgattgtcatgttaggattcccgaaagggatactaattgtctcgaaatggaaaattgaccgaatgcttctagtgccaaaaccgacttagttgacatgctttggttgtgtattaagcaaggctatttatatataatttactatgttttataagtatttattcatgcttactttagtttaattaaaaaccaaaacaaattatgtttttaccggtaatttagtgacaaaggtctagtattatttctccgcccatttccgtggatcgatacttggttcttaccgatactttactacatatatgacggggtacacttgcctctttcgtgtgtgttttgatgtaaaagtaataatcacttttataaatttaaaaccaattcgtgtgtaaattcattgtaaaaatatgtatagtcgcgcacgtaccagTGAACTCCTTGTCTAGCCAAATAATATCTTTCCACGTACCAGATAACTTATTTTTTGAAGGAATAAACATAACTGACCTTTATTCTAATGGATGGCTTCAACCACTTTAACCCAAAGAGCTCCCGGATTTTCTTTAAACTTCCATCACCACTTCGTTAATAAAGCGAGGTTTGCGCTCCTAATATCCCTTATCCCTAATCCCCCATACCTTTTTGCTTTTACTATTTTACCCCATGCAACCCATCTCATTTTGCACTTCTGGTTCTTTTTACCCCAAACAAAGTCCCTCCTAATTGCTTCAAGATCATTTATCACTTTTTTGGGGGCTAGGAATAGAGATAAATAGTAGTTTGGTAATGCCTCGAGAACCGCTTTCGCTAAAACAGTTCTACCCACCATCGATAAACATACGGCCTTCTAGAATGAAAGCTTAGAATTAAATTTGTCTATCATAGGTTTCCAGTATTTTATTCTTTTCATATTTGCCCCAACCAGAATCCCCAAGAAAACAAAAGGTAGTTTCCCAACCTTACAATTTACTACTCCCGCCATTTGTTCAATTTTCTCCTCATGGGCACCAACCCCGAATAAATTACGTTTACTTATGTTAACCTTCAACCCCCAGCATAAATAAAAACATCTTAATATCCGCTTTAAGTTTTTAATATTCCTATGAGACCATTCACCTAGAAATATTGCATCATCCGCATAACAAAGATGTGAAATCATTGGACCAACCCATTTTTTATCGAAACCCCTTTAAATACCCCAATCTTTACAGCCCTTTTCATTATGACATACAAAGCTTCTAATgccaaaataaaaagaaaaggtGATAGCGGATCCCCTTGACGTAACCCCCGAGATAATTTAAATTCATCCGTAGGCGATCCGTTTACTAAGACGGATGCTCTGCTTGACTTAAGGCTCGCCCCAATCCATTTTCTCCATAAAAGAGGAAAGTAGGGGTGTTAAAtgggtcgtgttcgcgggttagcgggttcaacccgacccgaacccgaaaattttagacgaactcgacccgaacccgaaaatcgtttcatacatatgaacccgaacctgACCCGAATATTCGCAAGCTGACCAGAACCCGACCCGTTCAactcgattttttttttattttttttttcagcaaattaatatattaaaattaacatctactacaaaaagaaaacacaaattagataataaaattacattaaaatcaTTAAATCTTATGTCAATTTCCATTTTTAAGTTATAAGTatagcataaaatacacaccaaaTTTAACTTATAACGCAAGACACATTGTAAAAAATATAATGCTACAGAAATGGGATAAatgggtcaacccgccaacccaaccgggttgacccgaacctggcatgtttagctaaacgggttggcGGATTCAAcatgaaactgacccgaacccgtttagactaaatcCAAACTCgcaaatttcgtgttaggttcgtgtcatATTTTCCAGTCGTGTCGTATCAGAAATTCACATTTATAGAGGAAAGTTCATAGCTTTTAAGTTGAAAAGTAGAAAATTCTAATTTATGAAATCGTATGCCTTTTCAAAATCTACTTTAAATATATTTAACCGATTTTATGACATTATTCCCAACCGGCCGGTTACCGTCGGTATCATCATATATGTATTGTTAAAACActaagactaaagggtatgggggattgggggccggctgaggcccggctaggaccgACGCCGGTCCCCCACAGCGCCCCCCTGGGCTCGGCTCGGCAAAGGCGACTCCCCACAGCAGGGGAGGCGGGCCTACTTTTCAAAAAAGAGCCGTTGTAACGGCTatgtttaatttaaaaaaatccaTTTTTCTATAAAACACACCCATTTTCACCATATTTTCCCCACTTTCAACTCAAAACCATCTCACTTTTATACCATTTTCTCcccacttttataaaaaaaaattatctttTCATCCACAATGCCATCTAATTCTTGGTGGTCCTCGTCTTCGGATGAGGAAGATGAGATGTTTTTCGCAAACGTTGTGCTACGGGCGGGGCAGATTCTTAttgaagaggaagaggaagaggaagacgtCTCGTCTGAAAGCGTTATTACCAGACGAATACGGATTAACAGAGACCGCGAAGGTTTATCATTAAAAAATTTTATTATCCTTATTCCTTATTTCCtcgtatttatatatttttttacgaCAGGAGCGCACGAGAAATTGGTGAACGATTATTTTTCGGATGAACCACTTTACAATGACGAGATTTTCAGACACAGTTTCCGAATGAGTCGCCGGTTATTCACACGGATTGCTAATGATTTAGCGGGGCTAGACCCGTTTTTCACGCAACGACCTGATGCTCGAAATTATGAAGGGTTCACCACGTTACAAAAGTGTACTGCGGCCATTCGACAACTGGCGTACGGGACAGTGGCTGACGCTTTGGACGAGTACTTACAAATGTCGGCAAGAACTACGCGGGAATGTTTGTATCGGTTTTGCCATAATGTGGTGAAACTGTATAGCAAAAAATATTTGCGTAAACCAAACGCGTATGATGTTCAGCAGTTGTACAAGCTCATGAAGCACGGCACGAGTTTCCGGGAATGCTTGGTAGTATTGATTGTATGCATTGGGCGTGGCATAACTGCCCGACTGCGTGGCGCGGCCAATATACGCGAGGTGATCACAGCCATCCAACTTTGATACTTGAAGCCGTGGCATCACAAGATTTGTGGATATGGCATTCTTTCTTTGGTCTCCCTGGTTCACTCAACGACCTCAACGTGTTATACCAATCGGCGATCTTTACCGATTTCGTTAATGGAACCGGTCCGGACACCCGTTTTACAGTTTCTGGGGTTGAGTATAGACGTGGGTATTATCTTGCTGACGGGATATATCCGTCTTGGTCTACAATTGTAAAGACTATTCCATATCCCGAGgaagaaaaaaggaaaaaattcgCCAAGCGTCAAGAAGCTGCAAGAAAAGACATCGAACGTGCTTTTGGTGTCTTACAAAAAAAATGGGCCGTCCTTGAACAACCGGCACGTGCGTTCACACCGAAGAGGTTGCGCCTTTGTATGTACGCTTGCATTTTGCTCCATAACATGATTATTGAAGACGAAGGTCGGGCGATTTGTGAGTATGATGAGAATGCATCTTACGGGAATACTGTCCCGGTTGATCCGCCACaacaggatttaaactcgttcTCGCTAACCAACGACTTCACGCATGCAAACCTTCAACAAGATTTGGTAGAACATGTTTGGAACAACGTTAACGTCGCGGACGGTGGCGGTGACGGTGACGAAGACGAGTAgttatgtaattgattttattatcttcctttatgtctttttttaaatctagtctttttttacaaattttaggtagcgtaaatttttttttaggttatgtaatttttatttatgttatgtaatggattttattatcttactttatgtcttatttttatgtaaatgttgaatagtttttataaaagttaaacaaataaaatgaaTTAGGCTCATCCTCCACCCTCCTCAAAATGTATAAAGGCACATCCTTCATGAGATGTTGATGTGACACCTACGTAACAGCCCATCCTCATAGAAATGAGCCTCTCCATACCCTTTAGCCTAAGGGGATACGGTGTGGCAAATGAAGGTGTCGGTAAACTTGGTTTACCGAAATGGCAAACCATTGCCAACCAAAGTTTACCGATCAGATTTTGTTTCATGCGGTGAAGCTTTACCGATGCGGGAaaggagaaaggaaagagagagggGGGTATgaggtggggtccattccaatctcaaccaatcacacttttttcctttttttttaaaaaatagtttaccacttcaccaagtgtttaaaccattgccaacatttttcaccaaagtttaaacaattttgcctaattgacatggcgcgctctcattggtcggttttttggtttgccactttaaagtgtttaaccactccttataccctaatAAGTTCAAAAAAATTAATTATCGCATAACTTCCTTGTATCTAAAAATAACCTTTTTACGGTTTTGTTTGGGTCAAAAGGAAATACCCATCCACCTGTCTCTGGTAAACCTCCACGTATAAAGCCAGTGGTACACCCACGTGGCGTAGCGACAAGACACGTATCCATACCTAAcagacacacacacatacatacattttGGATATGTTTGAATCAGTTAATAATTAATTAGATCCAACTAAGAAGAAACATCATCAAAACCGAAAGAAAATGGGTGCTGAAACATTTGTGGAGATTATACTTGCAATCCTTTTGCCTCCTGTTGGCGTTTTTCTTCGATACGGTTGTGGCGTAAGTCAtataaattataatatatatatttctaattTTGTTTTTACTTACTTTGTGTGTGTGAATTTCATTTGATTTGATTGAAATGAAATGTGTAGGTGGAATTCTGGATTTGCTTATTGCTGACGATACTGGGGTATCTTCCGGGAATCATATACGCACTTTATGTTTTGGTTGTCTagaattaatttaatttaatttaattagttgtttttatttaatttcttACTTTATGAGTAGTAAGTAGGTTGTGATCAAAGAATGAATTTAGGTTTTGTGTTGCATATATGTTTTAATTAATCATCTTTATCAACCAATCATGTATGTATTATTAGTTTATTACATGACATCATATCATGATAAAGCTCAAAATTGATTTGACGGATACATGAATATGAAAAGGTTACAAACATGCATTGTATACAGTGTTGGAAAGGTATATGTACCACTTTCAGAATATGTAACTTATGGATTAACTGCTCTTGTCATAgttattaactaggttagttcctcgtgtgttacacgggttgaacaatctaaactatataataaatatttcttgtaaatcTAAACCAAAGATGGAGACGTTTATATACCAAATTGatataaatgagttaatatattTGAGTGTGTTTCCTTTTCGTCAAACGCAATTTAAAATTTATggttagataatttattaaagagtaaactgccgtTTTAGTCCTTGAGTTTTTGTTCAAATTGCCATTTTGGTTCAAATAggtttttttttctcctctgggtctcTGACTTTTCCTTTtacttgccattttgatcatagTGTTTAACTTAGTCTAAAAATCAGGTTATAATTAGAGGtattttggcattaaattattatgaagtttataaattatgttgtaaactacccctggttatcactacacaatAGTTATGCTAAAAATACCtttggttataaccagatttttagccTGAGTTAgtcaatgtgatcaaaatggcaagaaaatggaaaagtcagggatccagaggagaaaaaaaaactatttggactaaaatggcaatttggaccaaactttagggactaaaatggcaatttacttttcattaaaaaaatatgtttcgttaataaaaaattatgaattttttctagaagagattaaattaaaattaaactaaataataattaactataagagattaaactaaataatatttaatatgagagttatctataattaattaaaagagattaattaaactaaataataatatcCATGAGATATGGCCTAATATGATAACAAGTGTCCCAaaattagtttcttttattattatatatagtataataaaaatatgtaatatgataacaaaattcagcactttcaAAAtatgttatatggttttgaaattatttaaaaattatcTAAATAGCTATTTTTAGTTATGGTTTAATAAATTTTCGTAGTTATAGGCTAAAATTAGATTATATTGGAGCTAACATTGCAAACTACTCTCTCTTTGTGTTAAAGTAcattaaatgagttatgtgttaacatgttaactcAATGTTAAGAGattaaattaattattattttcttttttaaataaaaacctaATATTAAAGTGTATTAAATGAGTTATATGTTAACATGTTAAACCATTTTCTTAGAGTGGGACAAAGtgaaataaggaaaaaaaaatgTGTCACTTAGGTGAAGTTAAGTTAAGTTAAAATATACCCAAAGGCTTAATAGCCATCTTTTTGGTAATTTAATTTGATACCAGTATCTTTATATAATAAAAAGTTCCTTTAAAATATCTTTTGGTAAGAtctaattaaaaaatataattattgttaggctatagggtgtggtcatgaccacTATGACCCTCCACGTCAGTGCCTTGTAACtcacctctaatccaccatctAAAActactaccctaagggtgtgatcatgacccaaaccactagccccttatttattttaatttatttttgtctaaagaaaaaggaaatgatttgttgaaaaatagaaaggaggaccatggttgccatggtttaatctaTGCAAACTATGATGGATCAAATAAGTGGGGTGGTGTAACATTTcattcatgttcctaggtggcAAATAATGTCTCAACCATGATCCCCACGCCCTATAGCCTTGTAAATTATGAATGAAAAATACATTTTAAGTAAGGATGGATTTTGTGAGAATGTTTAACAAATTTAGTTTAACAAAAAATATTAGGCAATCTAAAGATATATTTGAAGTAACGGCGAATATAAAGATAAAAATTTTAAATTAAGCAATGTTGTTTTTTTGTATTAATCcgatttaaaaaataataaaaatcaatTTTGATTAATTTTTAAAAGGATAATATTATGTTGACATGTGACATTATTAGGGCTACTTTGCCCTggagtttttttaaaaaaaattatgtcaaAATGTAGATCAACTgaaaatgtacataaaaataagctcGAAAACgcattatatttgacccgactcatttATAGAAAAAAAATTTACGTATAATCGTAGATCAAACGAAAACACACATAATAATAAGcataaaaacatattatatttaatCCCGACTCATTTACGGGATAAATTTACATAGAAGcgtaaatcaacttgaatttaGACCCACgtgtacataaaaataaacatgtaaaactcgattaaaaaggttttaaaaagtTAAAGGTTGTAAGTGTCAATGTTAAAAGTTGAGGGGCAAAagtaaaaaaatagaaaaagacaaaaaaaaggaaaaaaaaaacaaagcaaAAAGACAAAAATAGGCTCGCGGGCGAAGGCCGAAGagttctcaatcaattaaaaaaaatattactgTAATTTTGCtaagaaaaaaactaaaacgatgatataactgtaattttgggctcaggacaaaactttaatttttcaggactaatgagcgagtgttaggcagctcctttagacgaaaaaaattaaatcgagtcaaccaattaaaacaaaaaacttttatagttttgctagaaaaactaaaacgatggggaAAACGTAACTTTGAACTAAGTGGGAAATCATAATTTTGtttcagggataaaatcgtaaattaaatggaccaatgaggttgagggtaaaatcgtaacttggctgtgtGAGAAAagaaactaatggcaaaactgtaaatctaaacgggacaaaatcgtaattttgaaccgagggcaaaattgaaatttttagtcGGGAAGAAAAgggtaaatttatttttaaatgtgggtaaaaacataattttgaacagatGGCAAAATCGTTATTTTAAGGAAAAAAaacctaatggcaaaactgtaaatttaaacggggcgaaatcataatgttgaaccgagggaaaaattgaaaatttttagtTGGGAGCAAaaacgtaaatttatttttaagtgaggGTAAAAGCATAACTTTGAATTGAtagtaaaatcgtaattttaaacgggaaaaaatcgtaaatttgttgggccaataggGGAGTGTCATGCATGATTATAAATATAAacaggacaaaatcgtaatttagcaaaaaaaaaaaattgtgggtGGCAGGTCGCCGCCCAATTCAGCCAATCAAATGAAAGCACTATTGTCGTCCATGGTTTTTGTTATAGTAGATAATATAATATAGGgtgagagttggctacaaagtccatttttcctacaaagtgtaaaaagtcgtAAAATACCATAATGTTAACCATAAAACAAACTCAAAACCCcccaaataacaaagtgaagattactaaacgccatatttgtgggttttgtgttgtgttttagatgataaggctttgattatcgaatgactaatattagtgtgttttatgttgattatcctGTTGTGTGTTATATTTATAGTTCTaggatggtgtgtttgaagtatTTATGgattgttagggtttggatattgtgttttagtgatcttcactctgttatttataggttttgagtgtgttttatggctgaaattgtggtgttttataactttgtacactttgtagaaaaaataGACTTTTTAGCCAAACCCCAcccatataatataatatataatgttATTTTAGTCATATTAGTTAAAGCTAAAATTAGTTTTCGCGCATATGGGGAGAGTTAAGGGGCTGgtggcggtcgagtagtcgaccttaaCCACAGCGTCCGGAGTCACGGTGATTGGCACGTCATTCCTTActgttaaaaaaaaatcaatattaTTTTAGTCATGTTAGTTAAAGCTAAAATT
The Helianthus annuus cultivar XRQ/B chromosome 6, HanXRQr2.0-SUNRISE, whole genome shotgun sequence genome window above contains:
- the LOC110944321 gene encoding uncharacterized protein LOC110944321, which codes for MPSNSWWSSSSDEEDEMFFANVVLRAGQILIEEEEEEEDVSSESVITRRIRINRDREGAHEKLVNDYFSDEPLYNDEIFRHSFRMSRRLFTRIANDLAGLDPFFTQRPDARNYEGFTTLQKCTAAIRQLAYGTVADALDEYLQMSARTTREFVQAHEARHEFPGMLGSIDCMHWAWHNCPTAWRGQYTRGDHSHPTLILEAVASQDLWIWHSFFGLPGSLNDLNVLYQSAIFTDFVNGTGPDTRFTVSGVEYRRGYYLADGIYPSWSTIVKTIPYPEEEKRKKFAKRQEAARKDIERAFGVLQKKWAVLEQPARAFTPKRLRLCMYACILLHNMIIEDEGRAICEYDENASYGNTVPVDPPQQDLNSFSLTNDFTHANLQQDLVEHVWNNVNVADGGGDGDEDE
- the LOC110863704 gene encoding salt stress-induced hydrophobic peptide ESI3 → MGAETFVEIILAILLPPVGVFLRYGCGVEFWICLLLTILGYLPGIIYALYVLVV